The following is a genomic window from Benincasa hispida cultivar B227 chromosome 7, ASM972705v1, whole genome shotgun sequence.
AAGGGTCTTAATGCCTTTCAAAGATATCGACCACTAAGTGCCCGATTGCGTTAATGTTCTCAACGCATCCTCCATATGTTCTTCTTcgggatcatcaataattttgttacCTGGCGCATCTGGGATGTCCTTCATCTTATATAAttcgttgatgtcccttgcgctgaatGGCACTGTCCACCCTTTCATGATCACCGCATCTTTGGTGTCATGGAGTCGTCCATTATAAAAAGCTCTCACTACCGTTGAAATTATGATAGATGGGCATTGGCATAAAATCTCCCACCCATGCTCTagcacaacacttgtaattaaaTCAGGTAATGGCGTTGACGTAGGAAAGAACCCCTCTCTATCATCATgtcatcattttccttcttcgttGATGGGCGCCTTTTGGTTAATGCAAGCTCGCTGCTTCCGACTTTTGCTTTGCCCTTATCTTGAGCCAACGCAAGGCAGGACTTTTGTCTTTGTTTGCGTTCTCGTTCCTTGCgctattcttcttcttcccttctccACTTcgtaactttttttcttttattctctttGGCGTGCTACATACTGGCCTTGCACcgtttctccttctcttccttcttctttttttcttcctcttcttcttctctcatttctttttcaaattgctCCAAGGCCAACGATATGCGCTACTCATCCTCgagcctttttctttcttcttctactgAAATTGCATTGTTACAACGCACCTTCTCATCGTGGAGTTTTCTTTCCAAATCGCCAGATGCCAAGATTTGTGTGCACGtaacatcttttcttgcttttcctcttcttctcttcttctcctttcattCTCTTCTGCTATGCATTGTAAAAATTGTGGGTCACTTGTTGACCTTTGCGGCGTATTCTCCTTGCGATGCCGCATTAGAGAGGTAATGTCCGGGTCTTCTCTGTCTTCAGTTGCAACCATcctgatatgcgttgatgactcTTGAGATTGCACTGATTCTTTTACTTGCGGTGACACCCCCTCTTCCACCCTTACGGTGGTGGATTCTCCATTGACATCCAGGATTTTAGCCCtattcctcttttcttccttctttagGTGCTTCTCTTCTCGCCTGCGCTGCCTCTTCTCACTCggcttcttttccttcttctccttctttggCTGGGCCTCTTCATCTCCTTCTACCCGCTTCgccttgttttttcttttcttcttcttttcagcCGTCTCAGGATGCTTCTTCGCTCCCACTTCCTCCAAAGCACCCCTGGtgggtccctcataggattctGTTTGAACAGTCTTCTTAAGATCCGTAACGGTCAGGGCGCTTCTTCGCGAAGCTTCTACCATCTTCTCCTCCAAAGGCAAGGGCTGATTAATAACTCTGGCTTCGGGTAGCCCTCCCTCTTTCTCCATGTTGCTCAGGATGCTCCCaaatacttctttttcatctcttcttttcttctcactTTTCGATGACAGTACTGGGAGTGGGGCACTCTCCTTGTTCGGTCCCTCTCGGATGAGTGGTTTGGCTACAACGGGTTTTCACCGAGGTTTTTCGGTGATTCTTTGAATAGGCTTCGGCTGGGCGGCAAGAAGGCGGCTTGCTACGACGAATGGCACCTCTCGTGTAGTGGGGGCTAAGGAAGGTGATGAATGTAGGGAAGATGAATGTGAGGATTGCTCGGCCATGGTTTCGGCGAGTGAAAGAGTTGGAAAATTTCTTTGGGACTTAGGAAGAAATTTCGAACGTTTGGTATGCAGAGGATTTTCTTAGGGTTTCTTTTTGCTAGAGATTCAATTAAACTTCCTCAGATGAAGGAGGAGGGGAtgtataggttgggccttgatgggcccaacacAAACTCTGCGTGGCAGGCTTTGAGGTTCTCAAAAAGCCTACCCGTTGCATTCCTCGCATTTATGAATTAGCAGAAAAGGACATCCTTTCATCTGCTAAGTCAACATTTCCTTGGAAACCTAAACGATTGGACTACTCTCTCGCAAAAAGAAtttatcttttgtattttattcggATGGGCGCAAGGTTTAAGATTAACGCAATGCTTCCGTtaccgcaaatgcatatttgtagaGGACGAGCAACAACACATGCATTAGCGTAACATACCCCtcaactcaacgcatttctggagcaCGGAGCACGagcgcacggtatttctactggcgcaacactacctcgacattgtgcgtttttgctaaggacgggcacaAAATACATATGCAcgtaacacacccctcagcgcaatGCATTTGTGTAAGATGGATGCAAAATGTATCTTATCAATGCAAGATGCACCCGTCATCGCAATGCCTACCGGAtgtttattaaagtttattattattattattattattattattattatatatttcataaaaaaagtAA
Proteins encoded in this region:
- the LOC120081652 gene encoding nucleolar protein 58-like, whose translation is MEKEGGLPEARVINQPLPLEEKMVEASRRSALTVTDLKKTVQTESYEGPTRGALEEVGAKKHPETAEKKKKRKNKAKRVEGDEEAQPKKEKKEKKPSEKRQRRREEKHLKKEEKRNRAKILDVNGESTTVRVEEGVSPQVKESVQSQESSTHIRMVATEDREDPDITSLMRHRKENTPQRSTSDPQFLQCIAEENERRRREEEEKQEKMLRAHKSWHLAIWKENSTMRRCVVTMQFQ